Proteins from a single region of Oncorhynchus kisutch isolate 150728-3 unplaced genomic scaffold, Okis_V2 Okis01b-Okis20b_hom, whole genome shotgun sequence:
- the LOC116358828 gene encoding keratin-associated protein 9-6-like, protein MRASVTPTPVAPPSMPCYSYSCCSSYSLSSCCTYSTSCCCTYSTSCCTFSCCCTYSTSCCCTYSTSCWCTYSTSCCSTYFTSCCTYSTSSCCTYSTSCCCTYSTSCWCTYSTSCCSTYFTSCCTYSTSCCCTYSTSCWCTYSTSCCSTYFTSCCTYFTSCCTYSTSYCCTYSTSCCCTYSTSCCTFSSSCCCTYSTSYCCTYSTSYSTSYCCTSSTSCCCTSSTSCCCTYSTSCCCTYSTSCCSTYFTSCCTSSTSCCCTSSTSCCCTYSTSCCCTFSSSCFSSV, encoded by the coding sequence CTCTTTATCCTCCTGCTGCACCTACTCCACCTCCTGCTGCTGCACCTACTCCACCTCCTGCTGCACCTTTTCCTGCTGCTGCACCTACTCCACCTCCTGCTGCTGCACCTACTCCACCTCCTGCTGGTGCACCTACTCCAcctcctgctgctccacctacTTCACCTCCTGCTGCACCTACTCCACCTCCTCCTGCTGCACCTACTCCACCTCCTGCTGCTGCACCTACTCCACCTCCTGCTGGTGCACCTACTCCAcctcctgctgctccacctacTTCACCTCCTGCTGCACCTACTCCACCTCCTGCTGCTGCACCTACTCCACCTCCTGCTGGTGCACCTACTCTAcctcctgctgctccacctacTTCACCTCCTGCTGCACCTACTTCACCTCCTGCTGCACCTACTCCACCTCATACTGCTGCACCTACTCCACCTCCTGCTGCTGCACCTACTCCACCTCCTGCtgcaccttttcctcctcctgctgctgcaccTACTCCACCTCCTACTGCTGCACTTACTCCACCTCCTACTCCACCTCCTACTGCTGCACCTCCTCCACATCCTGCTGctgcacctcctccacctcctgctgCTGCACCTACTCCACCTCCTGCTGCTGCACCTACTCCAcctcctgctgctccacctacTTCACCTCCTGctgcacctcctccacctcctgctgctgcacctcctccacctcctgctgCTGCACCTACTCCACCTCCTGCTGCTGCACCTTTTCTTCCTCCTGTTTCAGTAGTGTCTGA
- the LOC116358969 gene encoding glycine-rich cell wall structural protein 1-like: MQNRDLGKRDTMTRSPDSSGLGIIQLGKTGAGMSATGNTKQVFIEELSSESVTTQCEDVQRMKRTASDTNETGGAAGGGAAAAGGRRGAAGGAGITEGVLAAVLGGVARGEGVAAVLGGVARGEGVAATGAGVTEGVLAAVLGGVAAVLGEAAGEGSAGEGATEGVLAAVLGGAAGGGAGVTDGVLAAVLGVAGEGAAGGGAEGATEGVLAAVLGGAAGGAAGGGAGVTDGVLAAVLGVAGEGAAGGGAEGATEGVLAAVLGVAGEGAAGGGAEGATGGGAGVTDGVLAAVLGGAAGGAGEGVVAAVLGGVAGGAATGVLVLALGIPAGIAGAGVAAVAGVAFAEIFQKLMPKSTKGRWKRESLEKCNTDLVNNN, encoded by the exons atctggggaagagagatacGATGACCCGTTCCCCTGACT CATCTGGTCTGGGGATCATTCAGCTGGGGAAGACTGGAGCAGGGATGAGTGCAACCGGAAACACCAAACAGGTGTTTATAGAAGAGTTATCTTCTGAGTCTGTGACGACACAATGTGAGGATGTCCAGAGGATGAAGAGGACAGCTTCAGACACTAATGAaacaggaggagcagcaggaggaggtgcagcagcagcaggaggaagaAGAGGTGCAGCAGGAGGAGCAGGCATAACAGAAGGTGTACTAGCAGCAGTACTAGGAGGAGTAGCAAGAGGAGAAGGAGTAGCAGCAGTACTAGGAGGAGTAGCAAGAGGAGAAGGAGTAGCAGCAACAGGAGCAGGAGTAACAGAAGGTGTACTAGCAGCAGTACTAGGAGGAGTAGCAGCAGTACTAGGAGAAGCAGCAGGAGAAGGATCAGCAGGAGAAGGAGCAACAGAAGGTGTACTAGCAGCAGTActaggaggagcagcaggaggaggagcaggagtaaCAGATGGTGTACTAGCAGCAGTACTAGGAGTAGCAGGAgaaggagcagcaggaggaggagcagaaggaGCAACAGAAGGTGTACTAGCAGCAGTActaggaggagcagcaggaggagcagcaggaggaggagcaggagtaaCAGATGGTGTACTAGCAGCAGTACTAGGAGTAGCAGGAgaaggagcagcaggaggaggagcagaaggaGCAACAGAAGGTGTACTAGCAGCAGTACTAGGAGTAGCAGGAgaaggagcagcaggaggaggagcagaaggagcaacaggaggaggagcaggagtaaCAGATGGTGTACTAGCAGCAGTActaggaggagcagcaggaggagcaggggaaggtgtagtagcagcagtactaggaggagtagcaggaggagcAGCAACAGGAGTATTGGTACTGGCTTTGGGAATACCAGCAGGAATAGCAGGAGCAGGAGTAGCAGCAGTTGCAGGAGTAGCATTTGCAGAGATTTTTCAAAAACTTATGCCGAAATCTACAAAAGGCAGGTGGAAAAGAGAAAGCCTCGAAAAATGTAATACAGATCTG GTTAACAACAATTAA